The Etheostoma cragini isolate CJK2018 chromosome 5, CSU_Ecrag_1.0, whole genome shotgun sequence genome contains a region encoding:
- the mrps30 gene encoding 39S ribosomal protein S30, mitochondrial — protein MAARTRLPLLFPKNLPPFRNQRFPHTEAAGREPTYPPIVPSLAAKSKSARVRQVQEQVQKICASPVEEKLSLITRIQRKKFVVYPQTFALNADRWYQHFTKTAYVPGLPERFALDPEKRTGVEEEESSLPAAAAPQTTVPRIEIDAFADIRSLVTHVILQEHWHMKKRKPFLYREQEQMVGPFLRNLVTGLTYSLAKYNPLLPLSSLDIDPQVNFYWRRGQRIIPKGHRRGRQEPTRFQIDDKPHSQIRITQQLPQFTSLEASSAAEVPEVTFAPNLMPLFRRQYDNNIFTGAKLPDPACYGHTQFHLVPDRYHRDRMARKQQSDQVEVFLRANALASLFAWTGAQAMYQGFWNHEDVTRPFVSQAVITDGKFFSFFCYQLNTVALSVETDANNPRKNLLWGTESLRLYESVQDGAVVGLNDEVVKLLVQFLVNQP, from the exons ATGGCGGCCCGCACGCGACTGCCCTTGCTGTTTCCCAAAAACCTACCGCCGTTCCGAAACCAAAGGTTTCCCCACACCGAGGCTGCGGGCAGGGAGCCCACGTATCCCCCCATCGTTCCCTCTCTCGCGGCCAAAAGCAAATCTGCCCGGGTTCGACAGGTACAGGAACAGGTACAGAAGATATGTGCCTCTCCCGTGGAGGAGAAGCTCTCCCTCATCACTCGCATCCAGCGGAAGAAATTTGTGGTATACCCTCAGACTTTTGCACTGAATGCAGACAGATGGTACCAGCATTTTACCAAGACCGCATATGTCCCGGGCCTGCCGGAGAGATTCGCCCTGGACCCGGAGAAGAGGACCGgtgtagaggaggaggagagctcGCTGCCAGCCGCAGCAGCTCCTCAAACCACAGTACCGAGGATTGAAATTGATGCGTTCGCGGACATCCGCTCCTTGGTTACTCATGTGATTTTACAAGAGCACTGGCACATGAAGAAACGCAAACCATTTCTGTACAGAGAGCAGGAGCAGATGGTTGGACCTTTTCTGAGAAACCTAGTGACTGGACTCACCTACAGTCTGGCCAAATACAACCCACTGCTCCCCCTCTCCAGTCTGG ATATTGATCCCCAGGTAAACTTTTACTGGAGACGAGGGCAGAGAATCATCCCAAAGGGGCACCGGAGAGGCCGGCAGGAGCCAACCAGGTTTCAGATCGATGACAAACCGCACAGCCAGATCAGGATAACTCAACAACTGCCGCAG TTCACCTCGCTGGAGGCCTCTTCTGCAGCTGAAGTTCCAGAGGTTACATTTGCTCCCAACCTGATGCCCCTGTTCAGAAGACAGTATGACAACAATATCTTTACAG GTGCCAAGTTACCAGACCCGGCATGCTACGGTCACACCCAGTTCCACCTGGTTCCCGACCGGTACCACAGAGACCGGATGGCTAGGAAGCAGCAATCTGATCAGGTGGAGGTCTTCCTCAGAGCCAATGCACTTGCCAGCCTCTTCGCCTGGACAGGAGCTCAGGCCATGTACCAGG GTTTCTGGAACCACGAGGACGTCACCAGGCCTTTCGTGTCCCAGGCTGTGATTACAGATGGAAAgttcttctcctttttctgcTACCAGCTCAACACAGTGGCCCTCTCCGTGGAGACGGATGCCAACAACCCCAGAAAAAACCTTTTGTGGGGCACAGAGAGCCTGCGACTGTACGAGAGCGTGCAGGACGGAGCGGTGGTGGGTCTGAACGACGAAGTGGTCAAGCTTCTGGTTCAGTTCCTCGTGAACCAGCCGTAG
- the hint2 gene encoding histidine triad nucleotide-binding protein 2, mitochondrial — protein MFFRQILRTQLIGTRTPHLKRLNRVCQAERPLCSKSDEVRLAEEASKKYGSPAPTIFSKVIDKSIPADIIYEDEKCLAFRDISPQAPVHFLVIPRVPIPRISEAKADDVVLLGHLLVVAKNVAKQESLNEGYRVVINDGKHGAQSVYHLHIHVLGGRQMTWPPG, from the exons ATGTTTTTTCGTCAGATTTTAAGGACGCAGTTAATCGGGACCAGAACGCCTCACCTCAAGCGGTTGAACCGTGTTTGTCAAGCCGAG AGGCCACTGTGCTCCAAAAGTGACGAGGTGAGACTGGCAGAGGAGGCAAGCAAGAAGTATGGCTCCCCAGCTCCAACCATCTTCTCCAAAGTGATTGACAAAAGCATCCCTGCAGATATCATTTATGAAGATGAAAAG TGTTTGGCATTCAGGGACATCAGCCCACAGGCCCCTGTTCACTTCCTGGTTATTCCAAGGGTCCCTATTCCCAGGATTAGTGAGGCCAAAGCTGATGATGTAGTG CTCTTAGGACATTTGTTGGTGGTTGCCAAAAATGTGGCAAAGCAAGAATCTCTAAATGAAGGATATAGAGTGG TGATCAACGACGGAAAGCACGGTGCTCAGTCAGTTTACCACCTTCACATCCACGTCCTGGGAGGAAGACAGATGACATGGCCGCCAGGCTAA
- the emb gene encoding embigin codes for MESATHRLQGDIMAASAAAEEGGVGGGFSDDAAGRGSREQVRNRENRREIIMSSFWEQLFFQILLLLVFCRHINTKTIGPTPPPLVSISSILPTDIRSVVLKGESQTENVELVNPVNLTLECTWTGNQNKLPNITGFWRKDGDEVENSRLTVQLENDQYNLKRVFSIVSVKNLGNYSCMFESEAKINFVLAAPHMGEVRDKPIVSYVGDSVVIACKMEETKPKPSTWNWYKANGTDKEQIFTAAEPLRYEIKNDERKTKLVVYNLTEADGGLYYCGAVYSINTTMGLVELKVINFKEPLKPFIAIVIEVIVLVAAILFYERYQSKKNYTAGKEMNDQTNTLTQGENNKPEEGSSMRQRKV; via the exons ATGGAGTCGGCCACCCACAGGCTGCAGGGTGATATCATGGCTGCGTCAGCTGCAGCTGAGGAAGGAGGGGTGGGCGGTGGTTTTTCAGATGATGCAGCAGGCAGAGGGAGCAGAGAACAAGtaagaaacagagagaacagaAGGGAAATAATCATGTCATCCTTCTGGGAGCAGCTCTTTTTTCAGATCCTCCTGCTTCTCGTCTTCTGCAGACACATCAATACAA aGACAATCGGTCCAACGCCCCCGCCACTGGTTTCCATCAGCAGTATCCTGCCAACAGATATAAGGAGCGTTGTTCTTAAAG GTGAAAGTCAAACAGAGAATGTTGAACTGGTGAACCCTGTCAATCTGACACTGGAGTGTACCTGGACAGGTAATCAGAACAAACTACCAAACATAACTGGGTTTTGGAGAAAAGATGGGGATGAAGTTGAGAACAGCCGTCTCACAGTGCAGTTGGAGAACGATCAGTATAATCTCAAACGAGT GTTCAGCATCGTCAGTGTAAAAAACCTCGGAAATTACTCGTGCATGTTTGAAAGTGAGGCAAAAATCAACTTTGTTTTGGCAG CTCCACACATGGGTGAGGTGCGTGATAAACCAATAGTCAGCTATGTGGGGGACTCAGTGGTGATTGCATGTAAAATGGAGGAAACCAAACCAAAGCCCAGCACCTGGAACTGGTACAAAGCAAATGGTACTGACAAG GAGCAGATCTTCACTGCTGCAGAGCCTCTTCGGTATGAAATCAAGAACGATGAGAGGAAGACCAAACTGGTGGTGTACAACCTGACGGAGGCTGATGGAGGCTTGTATTACTGCGGTGCGGTGTACTCCATCAACACCACGATGGGCCTTGTGGAGCTGAAG GTCATCAACTTTAAGGAGCCTCTGAAACCTTTCATAGCCATAGTGATCGAGGTGATCGTTCTGGTCGCCGCCATTCTGTTCTACGAGAGATATCAGTCCAAGAAAAACTACACAGCAG GTAAAGAGATGAATGACCAAACTAACACACT GACACAAGGAGAAAATAACAAACCAGAGGAAGGGTCTTCAATGAGACAGCGGAAAGTTTAA